In Allomuricauda ruestringensis DSM 13258, the following proteins share a genomic window:
- the eboC gene encoding UbiA-like protein EboC (EboC, a homolog the polyprenyltransferase UbiA, belongs to system of proteins involved in the trafficking of precursor metabolites to an extracytoplasmic compartment so that the biosynthesis of certain natural products, such as scytonemin, can be completed.), translating to MGPRVKAYLQLCRPPNLPTAAADILAGISISGLFAGIGTFAIPTVDMFPFLMLILASVFLYAGGVVLNDVFDIAIDKVERPERPIPSGIVPLGKARSFGFGLLLVGIYFAFLVNSNSGIISIFLAMAILSYNKFAKHHAFFGPLNMGICRGLNLLMGISLLNTMENWPYVLVPIVFIFAVTMISRGEVHGKNKGNILLAGLLYVAVLSGVFYLHQVYANGDLWYLLFLALFAFMVFKPLIKAYQNNTPENIKRAVKSGVLSIIFLDTAMAVAHANLIIGLLMLLLLPLSMYLAKQFAVT from the coding sequence ATGGGGCCACGAGTAAAGGCATATCTCCAACTGTGTAGGCCTCCCAATTTACCTACCGCTGCAGCCGATATTTTGGCAGGCATATCCATATCGGGCCTATTTGCTGGAATAGGGACATTTGCAATACCAACTGTGGATATGTTTCCATTTTTGATGTTGATATTGGCCTCCGTGTTTTTATATGCGGGCGGTGTTGTTCTCAACGATGTTTTTGATATTGCAATTGATAAAGTGGAGCGCCCCGAAAGGCCAATTCCAAGTGGGATAGTTCCTTTGGGCAAAGCAAGGTCATTTGGCTTTGGTTTGCTTTTGGTGGGGATTTACTTTGCTTTTTTAGTCAACAGCAATAGTGGTATCATTTCCATTTTTTTGGCTATGGCCATATTGTCCTACAACAAATTTGCAAAGCACCATGCTTTCTTTGGACCCCTCAATATGGGTATTTGTAGGGGACTCAACCTCTTAATGGGTATTTCTTTGCTCAATACTATGGAAAACTGGCCTTATGTCCTTGTTCCCATCGTATTCATATTTGCTGTGACCATGATCAGCAGGGGAGAGGTGCACGGAAAAAACAAGGGCAATATACTGCTGGCGGGTTTGTTATACGTGGCAGTACTGTCAGGCGTGTTTTATTTGCATCAAGTGTATGCCAATGGCGACCTTTGGTATCTATTGTTTTTGGCACTTTTTGCTTTTATGGTTTTTAAACCTTTGATCAAGGCATATCAAAATAATACACCAGAAAATATAAAGAGGGCTGTAAAATCAGGAGTGTTGTCCATAATATTTCTGGATACCGCCATGGCGGTCGCACACGCCAATTTAATTATAGGATTGTTAATGCTCTTACTTTTGCCATTATCCATGTATTTGGCCAAACAATTTGCAGTTACCTAG
- a CDS encoding 3-dehydroquinate synthase: MNKNTLPTIRQAFQVRYTYQLLFTRHIFAVENPLFKNVLAEYRPGHAIKCLFVIDQGVLDHHPKLGQQIEEYCNQFKDQIQFTDLIAVPGGEQSKKDQSSVNKCLDAINENAICRHSFVVAIGGGAVVDMVGYAATIAHRGVKLIRIPTTVLAQNDAAVGVKNSVNAFDKKNFLGTFSVPHAIINDLEFLKTLEQRDWVAGIAEAIKVALIKDEQFFEYIESNAEALANREMEPMAYLIHRCAELHMDHIAEGGDPFESGSSRPLDFGHWSAHKLEYMTGYSLRHGEAVAIGMAIDMVYASLIGVLQDDLERVLSVIKKVGFHLEVPFEGDGKIKELLNGIEEFREHLGGELTIPLIPKIGTKTDVHSIDYSLMEKAVRSFMYKPQNSL, translated from the coding sequence ATGAATAAAAATACATTACCTACGATTCGGCAAGCGTTTCAAGTAAGGTATACATATCAGTTGCTTTTTACCAGACATATCTTTGCGGTAGAGAACCCTTTGTTCAAAAATGTACTGGCAGAATATCGTCCAGGCCATGCTATCAAATGTCTTTTTGTGATAGATCAAGGAGTGTTGGACCACCATCCGAAGCTAGGTCAGCAAATAGAAGAATATTGTAATCAATTCAAGGATCAAATCCAATTTACTGATCTTATTGCGGTCCCGGGTGGGGAACAGAGCAAAAAGGACCAATCCAGTGTTAACAAATGTCTTGATGCCATCAATGAAAATGCCATTTGTAGACATTCATTTGTGGTAGCTATTGGAGGTGGTGCCGTGGTTGATATGGTCGGTTATGCGGCTACCATTGCCCATAGAGGCGTGAAGCTTATTCGAATCCCGACTACCGTGTTGGCTCAAAATGATGCTGCCGTTGGTGTAAAGAACAGCGTAAATGCTTTTGATAAGAAAAATTTTCTGGGCACCTTTTCGGTTCCTCATGCCATTATAAATGATTTGGAATTTTTGAAGACCTTGGAACAACGTGACTGGGTGGCGGGGATAGCTGAAGCTATTAAAGTGGCTCTAATAAAGGACGAACAATTCTTTGAATACATCGAATCCAATGCAGAAGCGCTGGCCAACAGGGAAATGGAACCCATGGCTTACTTGATTCATCGTTGTGCAGAATTACACATGGATCATATTGCCGAGGGCGGAGACCCTTTTGAAAGCGGCTCTTCCAGACCTTTGGATTTTGGACATTGGTCGGCCCATAAATTGGAGTATATGACGGGTTATAGCCTAAGGCACGGTGAAGCTGTGGCGATAGGAATGGCCATAGATATGGTTTACGCTAGTTTAATCGGTGTGTTGCAAGATGATCTTGAGCGTGTGCTTTCCGTCATCAAAAAAGTAGGCTTCCATTTGGAAGTGCCCTTTGAAGGGGATGGGAAAATCAAAGAATTACTCAACGGAATCGAAGAGTTTCGGGAGCACTTGGGAGGTGAGCTTACCATTCCGCTGATTCCCAAGATAGGAACCAAAACAGATGTCCACAGTATCGACTATTCATTAATGGAAAAAGCAGTGCGAAGCTTTATGTATAAACCGCAAAACTCTTTATGA
- the eboE gene encoding metabolite traffic protein EboE — protein sequence MRIKDKYHLTYCTNIHAGGDWEETFTSLKQNLPKIKNSVSPNEAFGLGLRLSNTASLELDDGQLQDFKHWLSKKDCYVFTMNGFPYGNFHGEPVKDLVHVPDWTTGDRLDYTLRLFKQLDFLAPEGMECGISTSPVSYKHWFDGEAQKERAFAKGAVNMVKVALELYKIEKASGRYMHLDVEPEPDGFLENTQEVLDYYKDYLVPKAIKAFEPFQLSEEKTEELLKRYITICYDVCHFALAYEAPNLTFKKFKAANINVGKIQVSAALKIMYNSDKQEELWSTLAQFNEPVYLHQVTEMVNGKVKTYNDLPIVLEKKAPFKELRSHFHVPIFLKDYGLLQSTQDQIVKVLDYLEDNFVSHHIEVETYTWDVLPNELKVPITESIARELDWMKSRLK from the coding sequence ATGAGGATCAAGGACAAATATCACCTGACCTATTGCACCAATATTCACGCAGGCGGAGATTGGGAAGAAACCTTTACCAGCTTAAAGCAGAATTTGCCAAAAATCAAGAATAGCGTTTCGCCCAATGAAGCGTTTGGTCTGGGACTCAGACTCAGTAACACGGCCAGTTTGGAACTGGATGACGGACAACTTCAAGATTTCAAACATTGGCTATCCAAAAAGGACTGCTACGTTTTTACCATGAACGGATTTCCCTATGGGAACTTTCACGGGGAACCCGTAAAAGACCTGGTTCACGTGCCCGATTGGACCACTGGTGATCGGCTGGATTATACCTTACGCTTGTTCAAGCAATTGGATTTCTTGGCACCGGAAGGTATGGAATGCGGTATTTCTACATCACCTGTTTCCTACAAACATTGGTTTGATGGTGAGGCACAAAAGGAGCGGGCCTTTGCCAAAGGAGCAGTAAATATGGTCAAGGTGGCGTTGGAACTCTACAAAATAGAAAAAGCATCGGGCAGGTATATGCATTTGGATGTGGAGCCAGAGCCCGATGGATTTTTGGAGAACACCCAAGAAGTACTTGATTACTACAAAGATTATTTGGTTCCCAAGGCCATCAAAGCTTTTGAACCGTTTCAATTAAGTGAGGAAAAAACGGAGGAGCTACTCAAAAGATATATTACGATATGCTATGATGTTTGTCATTTCGCCTTGGCCTACGAAGCTCCGAATTTGACTTTTAAAAAGTTCAAGGCGGCTAACATTAATGTAGGTAAGATTCAAGTAAGTGCTGCTCTCAAAATTATGTATAACAGCGATAAGCAAGAGGAGTTGTGGAGTACTTTGGCCCAATTCAACGAGCCCGTGTATCTGCATCAGGTTACTGAAATGGTGAATGGAAAGGTGAAAACGTATAACGATTTGCCGATTGTTTTGGAAAAAAAGGCACCTTTTAAAGAGTTGCGTTCCCATTTTCACGTCCCCATATTTTTAAAGGATTATGGATTGCTTCAATCCACCCAAGACCAGATTGTGAAAGTGCTAGACTATTTGGAGGACAATTTTGTGAGCCATCACATAGAAGTGGAAACCTATACTTGGGATGTTTTGCCCAATGAACTCAAAGTGCCGATTACAGAGTCCATTGCAAGGGAGCTGGACTGGATGAAATCAAGATTAAAATGA
- a CDS encoding alkaline phosphatase family protein, whose translation MKKTVVINIVGLTNRLIGEHTPFIKSFLEKGKGGVVKPVLPAVTCSAQSTYLTGKWPTEHGIVGNGWFFKDELEVKFWRQGNPLVQSNKIWDELKALDSNFTCANMFWWYNMYSTVDFSATPRPNYLADGRKIPDIYTYPAELRDKLQGKLGTFPLFKFWGPKTSIASSRWIADATMEMDKENNPTLTLVYLPHLDYNTQRYGLDFDVLQKDLNEIDAVVKDLVVHYEAQSANIVLLSEYGITNVSNPIHINRHLRKEGYLGIRVERGLELLDAGASDAFAVADHQIAHVYAKESTDYEKLHEYLKTIPGVEKVIPKDEREVNHLNHERAGDFVLVADKDSWFTYYFWEDDAVAPDYARMVDIHKKPGYDPVEMFTDPSDKLVIFKVLWKLLKKKLGFRTVLDIIPLKAELVKGSHGRIPENKEDWPILVTNSESNLPKQELLATEVYQVLKNHIIQ comes from the coding sequence ATGAAGAAGACCGTTGTAATCAACATTGTAGGGCTTACCAATCGATTGATAGGAGAGCACACACCATTTATAAAATCATTTTTGGAAAAGGGAAAAGGCGGTGTGGTAAAGCCTGTTTTGCCTGCCGTAACCTGTTCGGCCCAAAGTACTTACCTCACGGGCAAGTGGCCGACCGAGCACGGCATTGTTGGCAATGGATGGTTCTTCAAAGATGAATTGGAGGTGAAGTTTTGGCGGCAGGGAAATCCCTTGGTGCAGTCCAATAAGATTTGGGACGAGTTGAAAGCATTGGATTCAAATTTCACTTGCGCCAATATGTTCTGGTGGTACAATATGTACAGCACTGTGGATTTTAGCGCCACACCGCGACCCAATTATCTGGCGGACGGTAGAAAAATTCCGGACATTTATACCTATCCAGCAGAATTGCGAGACAAGTTACAGGGGAAATTGGGAACATTCCCGTTGTTCAAATTCTGGGGACCCAAAACATCCATAGCATCCAGTAGATGGATTGCTGATGCCACGATGGAAATGGACAAGGAAAACAATCCGACCTTGACATTGGTGTATTTGCCCCATTTGGATTACAACACCCAACGCTACGGATTGGATTTTGATGTTCTACAAAAGGATTTGAACGAAATTGATGCCGTGGTCAAGGATTTGGTCGTGCATTATGAAGCACAATCGGCCAATATTGTTTTATTGTCCGAGTATGGCATTACCAATGTATCCAACCCTATCCACATTAACCGACATTTACGAAAAGAAGGATATTTGGGTATTAGAGTTGAGCGGGGATTGGAACTTTTGGATGCTGGGGCAAGTGATGCTTTTGCGGTAGCCGACCATCAAATAGCGCATGTTTATGCAAAAGAATCCACAGATTACGAAAAACTGCATGAATATCTAAAGACAATCCCAGGCGTGGAAAAAGTCATTCCGAAGGACGAACGGGAAGTCAATCACTTAAATCACGAACGTGCAGGTGACTTTGTACTTGTAGCGGATAAGGATAGTTGGTTTACTTATTATTTTTGGGAAGATGATGCCGTAGCGCCCGATTATGCCAGAATGGTGGACATACACAAAAAACCGGGTTACGACCCCGTTGAAATGTTTACAGATCCCTCGGATAAACTCGTTATATTTAAAGTGCTGTGGAAACTCCTAAAAAAGAAGCTGGGCTTTAGAACGGTATTGGACATTATTCCTTTAAAAGCTGAATTGGTGAAAGGATCTCATGGAAGAATACCCGAAAATAAGGAGGATTGGCCCATTCTAGTGACCAATAGCGAAAGCAATTTGCCAAAGCAAGAACTGCTAGCCACGGAGGTTTATCAAGTGCTTAAAAATCATATAATTCAATAA
- a CDS encoding transmembrane 220 family protein — translation METFFKIFAIVFTLLFGYAIVVQFNDPDALKWILIYLAAAVASILFILKKLKSSIYFLLTIFFLVLFFMYWPETYEGVQLDHGMKTVNIEEGRESLGSLIAAIVMLVYGLRTRFLNKSKV, via the coding sequence ATGGAAACGTTTTTTAAAATTTTCGCAATTGTTTTTACGCTTTTGTTTGGCTATGCCATCGTGGTGCAATTCAATGACCCTGATGCGCTTAAATGGATTTTGATTTATTTGGCTGCTGCTGTGGCTTCGATACTATTTATCCTTAAAAAACTGAAATCAAGTATCTATTTCTTGCTTACGATTTTCTTTTTGGTGTTGTTCTTTATGTATTGGCCAGAGACCTACGAAGGTGTTCAACTTGATCATGGTATGAAAACCGTAAATATTGAAGAAGGAAGGGAATCCTTGGGGTCGTTGATTGCTGCGATAGTGATGTTGGTATATGGATTGAGAACGCGGTTTTTGAACAAATCAAAAGTCTAG
- a CDS encoding DNA polymerase III subunit gamma/tau, translating into MEPFIVSARKYRPQTFKDVVGQSSITNTLMNAIEHNHLAQALLFCGPRGVGKTTCARILAKKINQDGTEREDEDFAFNIFELDAASNNSVDDIRSLIDQVRIPPQTGKYKVYIIDEVHMLSQSAFNAFLKTLEEPPKHAIFILATTEKHKIIPTILSRCQIFDFKRITVKDASEYLKHIAEQQGIEAEESALHIIAQKADGAMRDALSIFDRVVSFSGKELTRKAVTENLNVLDYDIYFSATDLILANNIPELLVLFNKTLSLGFDGHHFITGLASHFRDLMVCQHPETLNLLEVGDDVKHQYQDQAKKTSKEFLVKAIDLANDCDLKYKTSKNQRLLVELTLMKLASITFDGEKKNADFIIPASYFAGKKITSNGTKPPQSNGTPTPPKEDNRATEQPTLKEPINNTPEPKEAVKEQLSEPKEPYQPKKIEIKTSEKRVSGLSLSSIKVKKAHENTKSPGIDEKDLPKDAFEEKEMQKHWDDFVHQLEKQGRKILASNLQSDVPKLKNENTIWIELPNGTMKKEIEREQSLMLDYLKQKLNNYSISLYITVNEEVAKKFAFTPEEKYEKLREKNPNLDLLRQEFDLDF; encoded by the coding sequence TTGGAACCATTTATAGTATCAGCTAGAAAATATAGACCTCAGACATTCAAGGATGTTGTGGGCCAATCGTCCATTACCAATACCTTGATGAATGCCATTGAACACAACCACTTGGCACAAGCCCTTTTGTTCTGTGGTCCAAGAGGTGTTGGGAAGACCACTTGTGCCCGTATTTTGGCCAAGAAAATCAATCAAGATGGTACGGAAAGGGAAGATGAGGATTTTGCCTTCAATATTTTTGAACTGGATGCCGCCTCCAACAACTCTGTGGACGACATTCGTAGTTTGATAGACCAAGTGCGCATTCCTCCGCAAACCGGAAAGTACAAGGTGTATATTATTGATGAGGTACACATGCTCTCCCAATCAGCCTTCAATGCATTTTTGAAGACCTTGGAAGAACCACCAAAACACGCCATATTTATCTTGGCAACCACGGAGAAGCACAAAATAATCCCGACGATTCTATCCCGATGCCAAATTTTTGACTTTAAGCGCATCACGGTAAAGGATGCCTCGGAATACCTAAAACATATTGCGGAGCAGCAAGGGATTGAAGCTGAAGAGAGCGCCTTGCACATTATTGCACAAAAGGCAGATGGAGCTATGCGTGATGCCTTATCAATCTTTGATCGTGTGGTAAGCTTTTCCGGAAAAGAATTGACCCGAAAGGCCGTAACGGAAAACCTCAACGTTCTCGATTACGACATTTATTTTTCTGCCACGGATTTGATTCTCGCAAACAATATCCCAGAACTCCTGGTGCTGTTCAACAAAACCTTGTCCCTCGGGTTCGATGGGCATCACTTCATCACTGGGTTGGCCTCACATTTCAGGGATTTGATGGTCTGTCAACATCCAGAGACCTTAAATCTGTTGGAAGTGGGTGACGATGTGAAGCATCAGTATCAAGACCAGGCAAAAAAGACATCAAAGGAATTTCTTGTCAAGGCCATAGATCTGGCGAACGATTGTGATTTAAAGTACAAGACCAGTAAAAATCAGCGGCTGCTCGTTGAGCTTACCCTAATGAAGTTAGCCTCTATCACTTTTGATGGAGAAAAAAAAAACGCTGATTTCATAATTCCTGCTTCTTATTTTGCAGGGAAAAAAATTACATCCAACGGTACAAAGCCACCTCAAAGTAATGGCACTCCTACCCCACCAAAAGAAGACAACCGAGCAACCGAGCAGCCCACCCTAAAAGAACCCATAAATAATACTCCTGAACCAAAAGAAGCGGTAAAGGAACAGCTAAGCGAACCCAAAGAGCCATATCAGCCTAAAAAAATTGAAATTAAAACTTCAGAAAAACGGGTCTCGGGGCTTTCGTTATCGAGCATCAAGGTTAAAAAGGCACACGAGAACACAAAATCCCCAGGCATAGACGAAAAGGACTTGCCCAAAGATGCCTTTGAAGAAAAAGAGATGCAAAAGCATTGGGATGATTTTGTACATCAATTGGAAAAGCAGGGCAGAAAAATATTGGCGAGCAATCTACAAAGTGATGTGCCCAAACTTAAGAACGAAAACACCATTTGGATAGAGCTTCCCAACGGTACAATGAAAAAGGAAATAGAGCGCGAACAAAGTTTGATGCTCGACTACCTGAAACAAAAATTGAACAACTATTCCATTTCGCTTTACATTACCGTGAACGAAGAGGTGGCCAAAAAGTTCGCCTTTACTCCCGAAGAGAAATATGAAAAGTTACGGGAGAAAAATCCAAATTTGGATTTACTCCGTCAGGAGTTCGATCTAGACTTTTGA
- a CDS encoding RsmD family RNA methyltransferase has product MRIISGKYKGKRLTAPKKLPVRPTTDMAKEALFNILNNRFYFDELKVLDLFSGTGNISFEFASRGTERITAVDGHQACVRYISKIAQELDFSIDTVKSDVFKFLQGTPDKFDLIFADPPYDFDTEQFLNIANLVFEQELLLDDGLLVIEHSDQTDLSEHPKFSERRKYGGSIFSFFEVE; this is encoded by the coding sequence ATGCGCATTATTTCAGGAAAATACAAGGGCAAAAGACTGACTGCCCCCAAAAAGTTACCAGTACGTCCCACAACTGACATGGCCAAGGAAGCTTTGTTCAATATCTTGAACAATCGCTTTTATTTTGACGAACTCAAAGTGCTGGACCTATTCTCAGGAACAGGGAACATTAGTTTTGAGTTTGCTTCGCGGGGTACGGAAAGGATAACAGCGGTAGATGGTCACCAAGCTTGTGTGCGTTACATTTCTAAAATAGCACAGGAGCTGGATTTTTCCATCGACACGGTAAAATCTGACGTGTTCAAGTTTTTACAAGGAACGCCGGATAAGTTCGACCTTATTTTTGCTGACCCACCTTATGATTTTGATACCGAACAATTTTTGAACATTGCCAATCTGGTTTTTGAACAAGAGTTATTGTTGGATGACGGGCTTTTAGTCATTGAACATTCCGACCAGACCGACCTATCCGAACATCCAAAATTTTCGGAGAGGAGAAAATATGGGGGTAGTATCTTCAGCTTTTTTGAAGTAGAATAA
- a CDS encoding DUF3822 family protein: MAPNDTNSTYRKLSIQAGLNGLSFCALDTITNKVLAFERVNFQTQLTPYLVLKELKEKLSKQGGIGRNFSEVMVIHKNNMFGLVPKPLFNKEELPNYLKFNAKIMANDLIAYDEVPNQEIMNVYIPYTNVNNYIFELFGEFEFKHSGTVLINTLLNQNRTASEPVCYVQVSGREMEMMVMSDKKLLFYNQFEYKNKEDFLYYLLFSLEQLQMDLEKIQLKLFGAIEEGDPIYKLCYQYIKNVSVFAPSNPSFPMEQLENESIDFSILSSL; this comes from the coding sequence ATAGCACCGAACGATACAAATAGCACCTATAGAAAACTGTCCATTCAAGCTGGCTTGAATGGACTTTCTTTTTGTGCACTGGACACCATTACCAATAAGGTTCTGGCTTTTGAAAGAGTGAATTTCCAAACACAGCTCACCCCCTACCTGGTGTTAAAGGAGTTAAAAGAAAAGCTAAGCAAGCAGGGCGGGATCGGAAGGAACTTTTCCGAAGTAATGGTCATTCACAAGAACAATATGTTCGGGTTGGTTCCCAAACCTCTTTTTAATAAGGAAGAGCTGCCCAACTACCTAAAATTCAACGCCAAGATCATGGCAAACGACCTTATTGCTTACGATGAGGTTCCCAACCAAGAAATTATGAACGTTTACATTCCCTACACCAATGTAAACAACTATATTTTTGAACTTTTTGGGGAGTTTGAATTTAAGCATAGCGGTACCGTTCTCATCAACACCTTGTTGAACCAAAACAGGACTGCTTCGGAACCGGTTTGCTATGTGCAAGTATCTGGGCGAGAGATGGAAATGATGGTGATGTCCGATAAAAAATTGCTCTTCTACAACCAGTTTGAGTACAAGAACAAAGAAGATTTCCTTTACTATCTGTTGTTCAGTCTGGAACAATTACAAATGGATTTGGAGAAAATTCAACTTAAACTCTTCGGAGCTATTGAGGAAGGAGACCCTATCTACAAACTTTGCTACCAATACATTAAAAACGTTTCTGTTTTTGCGCCCAGCAATCCTTCCTTCCCTATGGAACAATTGGAAAACGAGAGCATAGACTTTTCCATTTTAAGCTCCCTTTAA
- a CDS encoding ATP-dependent DNA helicase — translation MKDFDAPAFLKILTEKFPHAPTQKQGVALNKLANFVLEGKKDNVFLLKGFAGTGKTTLVATLVSSLWKVKMIAVLMAPTGRAAKVMSVYSGNKALTIHKKIYFPKKQSGGGIQFVLAPNKHRNTVFIVDEASMIPDTPADSKLFENGSLLDDLMYYVHSGHNCKLILIGDTAQLPPVKLDLSPALDENRLSLNYDKEVECLELDEVMRQSDDSGILYNATNLREQLQSEFFEDFKFELNNYKDIVRLIDGNEIQEAIDSSYGENGKEQTAIIVRSNKRANLYNQNIRERILFLDNEIAVGDYMMVVKNNYFWLKPNSEAGFIANGDIIEVLELFAIKELYGFKFAEVKVKMVDYPNQKPFETVLLLDTITTVTPSLSYEDGNKLYQEVMKDYAHEKSKYRKFLGVKNNRFFNALQVKFSYAITCHKSQGGQWDTVFVEQPYLPNGVDKDYLRWLYTAVTRAERQLYLIGFKDDFFLD, via the coding sequence ATGAAGGATTTTGACGCACCCGCTTTTTTAAAGATTTTAACTGAAAAATTCCCGCACGCACCTACCCAAAAACAAGGGGTTGCACTTAATAAGCTGGCTAACTTTGTTTTAGAGGGCAAAAAGGACAATGTGTTCCTGTTGAAAGGATTCGCTGGAACGGGGAAAACGACATTGGTGGCCACATTGGTGAGCAGTCTTTGGAAAGTAAAAATGATCGCTGTTTTAATGGCACCGACCGGAAGGGCAGCAAAAGTAATGTCCGTTTATTCCGGAAATAAAGCCTTAACCATACACAAAAAGATATACTTTCCTAAAAAGCAATCGGGTGGTGGCATCCAGTTTGTATTGGCCCCCAACAAACACCGGAACACCGTTTTTATAGTGGACGAAGCATCCATGATTCCAGATACACCTGCAGATTCCAAACTGTTCGAAAATGGTTCGCTTTTGGATGACCTTATGTATTATGTACACTCTGGGCATAACTGTAAATTGATATTGATCGGAGATACCGCCCAATTACCGCCCGTAAAATTGGATTTGAGCCCTGCACTCGACGAAAACCGCTTGTCCTTAAATTATGATAAGGAAGTGGAATGTTTGGAGCTGGACGAGGTAATGCGGCAATCGGATGATTCGGGCATCCTTTATAATGCAACCAATCTTAGGGAACAGTTGCAATCAGAATTTTTCGAGGATTTTAAGTTTGAACTTAATAATTATAAAGATATTGTGAGGTTAATAGATGGTAACGAAATACAGGAAGCCATTGATTCATCTTATGGTGAAAATGGAAAGGAGCAGACGGCCATCATTGTACGATCCAACAAAAGGGCCAATCTGTACAATCAGAATATTCGTGAACGCATTCTCTTTTTGGATAACGAAATTGCCGTAGGCGATTATATGATGGTCGTAAAGAACAATTACTTCTGGCTAAAACCCAATTCCGAAGCTGGTTTTATTGCCAATGGCGACATTATAGAGGTGCTGGAACTCTTTGCCATCAAAGAATTGTATGGGTTTAAGTTTGCGGAGGTAAAGGTTAAGATGGTGGATTACCCCAATCAAAAACCATTCGAGACCGTTCTTTTGTTGGATACCATTACCACGGTGACGCCTTCCCTTTCGTATGAAGATGGCAACAAACTCTACCAAGAGGTGATGAAGGACTACGCCCACGAAAAATCCAAATACCGAAAGTTTTTGGGGGTGAAGAACAATCGATTTTTTAACGCACTGCAAGTCAAGTTTTCCTATGCGATTACTTGTCATAAATCCCAAGGGGGACAATGGGACACTGTTTTTGTAGAGCAGCCTTACCTGCCCAACGGTGTGGATAAAGATTACTTAAGATGGCTTTATACAGCCGTGACAAGGGCGGAGCGCCAACTCTATTTAATAGGTTTCAAGGATGATTTTTTTCTTGACTAG
- a CDS encoding DUF4126 domain-containing protein: MNIEPDTIISLFLGIGLAASVGFRIFLPLFALSFAAYLGVWELNDSWQWIGSLTALITLGVATIVEIFAYFIPWVDNVLDSIAIPLAGIAGTAVVVSTAANLDPVVTWSLAIIAGGGTATAIKGANAAGRLTSTGTTGGLVNPLVSTVETGAAVAVSTASILVPPIAAILVIIILLIIFRIYRKIRPKK, from the coding sequence ATGAATATTGAACCAGATACCATAATAAGTTTGTTCCTCGGAATTGGATTGGCAGCTTCCGTAGGCTTCCGTATTTTTCTACCCCTTTTTGCCCTTAGTTTTGCCGCATATTTAGGGGTTTGGGAACTCAATGATAGCTGGCAATGGATTGGAAGTTTAACCGCACTCATTACTTTGGGCGTGGCAACCATTGTGGAAATTTTTGCCTATTTCATCCCTTGGGTGGACAATGTATTGGATAGTATCGCCATTCCCTTGGCCGGAATTGCAGGTACCGCCGTAGTGGTGTCCACAGCAGCTAATTTGGATCCCGTGGTCACCTGGTCTTTGGCCATTATTGCAGGGGGAGGAACGGCAACGGCCATAAAAGGGGCCAATGCAGCAGGTAGGTTAACATCCACTGGAACCACTGGAGGATTGGTCAATCCATTGGTGTCGACGGTGGAAACGGGGGCTGCCGTAGCGGTGAGTACAGCATCCATCTTGGTACCGCCCATTGCAGCCATTCTGGTAATCATCATTTTGTTGATCATATTCAGGATTTATAGAAAGATCAGACCCAAAAAATAA